The Tenebrio molitor chromosome 3, icTenMoli1.1, whole genome shotgun sequence genome contains a region encoding:
- the LOC138126824 gene encoding microsomal glutathione S-transferase 1-like has translation MTNATSPTTQTGVLALENPVFCAYLISSCLLVVKMMLVALMTAYKRKVHKAFLSPEDADFNKEGQVVVHDAVERMRRAHQNDLENIPIFWCSAFAYLWIRPSIAVACFLFFGFTIFRFFHTIVYTIIIAPQPTRAILFIAGLSITAYMAIHSIVVAFENFLWK, from the exons ATGACCAATGCAACAAGTCCAACGACTCAAACTGGCGTTTTGGCGCTGGAAAACCCTGTATTTTGTGCCTACTTGATAAGTTCGTGTCTCTTAGTTGTCAAAATGATGTTGGTCGCTCTTATGACAGCCTACAAGAGAAAGGTCCACAAA GCGTTCCTGTCTCCTGAAGACGCAGATTTCAACAAGGAAGGTCAGGTGGTGGTGCACGATGCAGTCGAGAGAATGAGAAG GGCGCACCAAAACGACCTCGAGAACATTCCGATCTTTTGGTGCAGCGCTTTTGCCTATCTGTGGATCAGACCTTCCATAGCAGTGGCCTGCTTCCTCTTTTTCGGATTCACGATATTCAGATTTTTCCACACGATTGTCTACACCATCATCATCGCCCCCCAACCTACTAGAGCCATCCTGTTCATTGCAGGTTTGTCCATCACCGCTTACATGGCGATACACTCGATTGTCGTAGCTTTTGAAAACTTTTTGTGGAAATAA
- the LOC138126823 gene encoding uncharacterized protein, with translation MSSAKVCVVLALVSLSGASPAFWKGTPFDSSVEEMRSMCAEDDPIACLKLKAISFLDSLLRKDSFQIGEDVQVTRNGHNPNEVTSRSENSLEDHVEEFIKSHDVTFKLPLVGSQLTLGARNLDSDEVDLKVNFAGQVEGRKSKLKKIVVPILVFVLLKAMTLVPLALGILGLKAWNALQLSFFSFLVAVGLAVFQLCKKIASEHAPPQISSHPPWEPAYNHYARALDDKPQLPNSLDAQELAYSAHAH, from the exons ATGTCTTCAGCCAAAGTGTGCGTGGTTCTAGCCCTAGTGTCTCTCTCGGGAGCTTCCCCCGCCTTCTGGAAAGGCACCCCCTTCGACTCCAGCGTGGAGGAGATGCGTTCCATGTGCGCCGAGGACGACCCAATCGCGTGTCTCAAACTCAAAGCGATCTCGTTCCTGGACTCGCTCTTACGCAAAGACTCCTTCCAA ATCGGCGAAGATGTCCAAGTCACGAGGAACGGTCACAACCCTAACGAGGTCACAAGCCGGAGCGAGAACTCGCTCGAGGACCACGTCGAAGAGTTCATCAAGAGCCATGACGTCACGTTCAAACTGCCTCTAGTTGGGTCCCAGCTAACTCTAGGTGCCAGAAACTTGGACAGTGACGAGGTCGACCTCAAGGTCAACTTCGCAGGCCAAGTCGAAG GTCGCAAATCCAAGCTGAAGAAGATCGTGGTGCCGATCTTGGTCTTCGTGCTTCTGAAAGCGATGACTCTGGTGCCTCTGGCTCTTGGAATCTTGGGTCTCAAAGCCTGGAACGCGCTCCAGCTGTCGTTCTTCTCCTTCTTGGTGGCTGTGGGTCTGGCGGTGTTCCAGTTGTGCAAGAAGATAGCTTCGGAACATGCTCCGCCTCAAATCTCTTCGCACCCTCCGTGGGAGCCGGCTTACAACCACTACGCTCGAGCTTTGGACGACAAACCTCAACTACCAAATTCCCTGGATGCCCAAGAACTGGCCTACTCGGCCCACGCGCACtaa
- the Osi18 gene encoding uncharacterized protein Osi18, with product MSLKLVTVLALAALAHADPSATDLLQDIYHSCLSGLSVSCVKPKALAWMSYVSDKPEIRLTEDLVILKKRDVEEQRGPGADVFDKFEDFLQSHELVAKVPQVLQPGGILGGLVPRSLQPEDVKVPLAVTGRSKIVKKVIVPFLLGLKFKTAVLVPLALALIALKTWKALTLGLLSLVLTGALVIFKLSKPKVNYEVVHFPHHVDHHLDHHVDHHLDHPPATGWEHPGYGRQLTAQEMAYNAYL from the exons ATGAGTTTAAAGTTGGTGACGGTTCTGGCCCTCGCGGCGTTGGCCCACGCCGACCCCTCCGCCACCGACCTCCTCCAGGACATCTACCACTCGTGTCTATCAGGCCTGTCCGTCTCCTGCGTCAAACCCAAGGCCCTAGCCTGGATGAGCTACGTGTCCGACAAGCCCGAAATCAGACTCACCGAGGACTTGGTCATCCTGAAGAAGCGCGACGTGGAGGAGCAGCGCGGCCCCGGCGCGGACGTCTTCGACAAGTTTGAAGACTTCTTGCAGTCGCACGAGTTGGTGGCCAAAGTGCCGCAAGTTCTCCAACCCGGAGGGATACTAGGCGGGTTGGTGCCGAGGAGTTTGCAACCGGAAGATGTCAAAGTGCCGCTAGCTGTGACCG GTCGGTCCAAGATCGTTAAGAAGGTGATCGTGCCGTTCCTTCTGGGGCTCAAGTTCAAGACTGCAGTTCTTGTGCCGTTGGCTCTGGCTTTGATTGCTTTGAAGACGTGGAAGGCGTTGACGCTTGGGCTCTTGTCGCTCGTCCTCACTGGAGCTCTTGTCATCTTCAAACTCTCCAAACCGAAG GTCAACTACGAAGTTGTACACTTTCCCCACCACGTGGATCATCATCTGGACCACCACGTGGATCACCACTTGGACCATCCACCTGCTACGGGATGGGAACACCCCGGCTATGGTAGACAGCTGACTGCCCAAGAAATGGCGTACAACGCTTACTTGTAG